One genomic region from Mycoplasmopsis meleagridis encodes:
- the truB gene encoding tRNA pseudouridine(55) synthase TruB, producing MFYLLKKNKNISSFKTIRNFALNNNIKKIGHTGTLDPFAKGLLLVATDEDTKLISYIENKDKTYIAEVKFGYQTDTYDVEGKIINTSNILIKEENLTQIITWLKDQVDQIPPIYSAKKINGYKAYELARQNKTFSLKKQSIKIYDAKILSFDFINQLLKIEITVSNGTYIRSLFNDCAIFFNTFAYLENLERITISKLNISLLKNNDFVKINDGLLFTKSKIYLSKENISKLKNGLELINEQKLENNEYLLVDISNKNEILGIIEVDNNKIRSKKLFGNKLNSY from the coding sequence ATGTTTTATTTATTAAAAAAAAATAAAAATATTTCTTCATTTAAAACCATTAGAAATTTTGCTTTAAACAATAACATTAAAAAAATAGGTCATACTGGCACCTTAGATCCTTTTGCCAAAGGACTTTTACTAGTTGCTACTGATGAAGATACTAAATTAATTTCGTATATAGAAAATAAAGATAAAACGTATATTGCTGAAGTTAAATTTGGTTATCAAACAGATACATACGATGTAGAAGGAAAAATTATTAATACTTCTAATATATTGATTAAAGAAGAAAATTTAACTCAAATTATTACTTGATTAAAAGATCAAGTTGACCAAATTCCTCCTATTTATAGTGCTAAAAAAATAAATGGTTATAAAGCTTATGAATTAGCAAGACAAAATAAAACTTTTTCTTTAAAAAAACAAAGTATCAAAATTTATGATGCTAAAATTTTAAGTTTTGATTTTATTAATCAACTTTTAAAAATAGAAATTACTGTTTCAAATGGAACTTATATTCGTTCTTTATTTAATGATTGTGCGATTTTTTTTAATACTTTTGCCTATTTAGAAAATTTAGAGAGAATAACAATTTCTAAATTAAATATTTCTTTATTAAAAAATAATGATTTTGTTAAAATAAATGACGGACTTTTATTTACTAAATCCAAAATTTACTTGTCTAAAGAAAATATTAGTAAATTAAAAAACGGTTTAGAATTAATTAACGAACAAAAATTAGAAAACAATGAATATTTATTAGTTGATATTAGTAATAAAAACGAAATTTTAGGAATTATAGAGGTAGATAATAATAAAATTCGATCAAAAAAATTATTTGGCAATAAATTAAATAGTTACTAA
- a CDS encoding YcsE-related riboflavin metabolism phosphatase, which yields MKDLKSKLQENIKMAAFDIDGTIMPFGQPIFSDGIKQMFRELKSKGIYSILSTAREFVTIGNFLEQLPEVNYFIGANGMFIYDVQNKSFVYENPIELNDLKILYVALFGKEALTGEYEKINKFPDLESLTVTDLNWCYHSPNINKNTWFLSPHHAKLKPMDFDIIDKNHIHIITLGSYNQEATNRLEKYVKKIIAKNNLPLEVNSKWNKGVFITPKNVTKFHALELLAKKLNLDAKKNLIAFGDSTNDYEMLINAAYSVGLGEHDPNIKKITKMNAKPVEQDGSYLALKELGIL from the coding sequence ATGAAAGATTTAAAAAGTAAATTACAAGAAAATATCAAAATGGCTGCTTTTGATATTGATGGAACAATTATGCCTTTTGGCCAACCAATTTTTAGCGATGGTATTAAACAGATGTTTAGAGAATTAAAGTCAAAAGGCATTTATTCAATTTTATCTACTGCCAGAGAATTTGTGACTATAGGTAATTTTTTAGAACAATTACCGGAAGTTAATTATTTTATAGGAGCGAACGGAATGTTTATTTATGATGTACAAAATAAAAGTTTTGTTTATGAAAATCCTATTGAATTAAATGACTTAAAAATCCTCTACGTTGCTTTGTTTGGCAAAGAAGCTTTAACTGGCGAATATGAAAAAATTAATAAATTTCCGGATTTAGAAAGTTTGACAGTAACGGATTTAAATTGGTGCTATCATTCACCTAATATTAACAAAAATACATGGTTTTTAAGCCCTCATCATGCTAAATTAAAACCCATGGATTTTGATATAATCGACAAAAATCATATTCATATTATTACTTTGGGTTCCTATAATCAAGAAGCAACAAATAGACTTGAAAAATATGTAAAAAAAATAATTGCTAAAAATAATTTACCTCTCGAAGTAAATTCAAAATGAAATAAAGGAGTTTTTATTACCCCTAAAAACGTTACAAAATTTCATGCCCTTGAATTATTAGCTAAAAAATTAAATTTAGATGCTAAGAAAAATTTAATTGCTTTTGGTGATAGCACTAACGATTATGAAATGTTAATTAATGCGGCCTATAGTGTAGGATTAGGAGAGCATGATCCTAATATTAAAAAAATAACAAAAATGAATGCCAAACCTGTTGAACAAGATGGATCATATTTAGCTCTAAAGGAATTAGGAATTTTATAA